In a single window of the Rhineura floridana isolate rRhiFlo1 chromosome 3, rRhiFlo1.hap2, whole genome shotgun sequence genome:
- the RNF44 gene encoding RING finger protein 44 isoform X1 has product MRPWELAVNRWPPSVHFDQRRFSGGSCDNPAHLRRSPSSRHHWGRRERPLQSLLVQDENSLHPAFFQQPQPQVPVDEHPAYVLANTSPRMLHPAAHPPHQHPFMVDLHEQVHQGAIPLSYTVTTVTTQGFPIHTGQHIPGCSAQQLPACSVMFSGQHYPLCCLPPPLIQACAMQQLPVSYQTFPPLISSDHYILHPPPPVPPHQPPHMAPLSQFVPLQPQHPRMPLQRIENEVELRGEQHSIGGFSYSASHHTPALSPSVPLHYLPHTHDPLHQELPFGVPYAHMMPRRLNTQRYRLQQPLPPPPPPPPPYYPSFLPYFLSMLPVSPTAVGPTISLDLDVDDVEMENYEALLNLAERLGEAKPRGLTKADIEHLPSYRFNPESHQSEQTLCVVCFSDFEVRQLLRVLPCNHEFHAKCIDKWLKANRTCPICRADASEVHREAE; this is encoded by the exons ATGCGACCATGGGAACTGGCAGTGAATAGGTGGCCTCCTTCTGTCCACTTTGACCAGCGACGATTCTCAGGGGGAAGTTGTGATAATCCAGCACACCTCAGGAGAAG CCCTTCTTCCCGGCACCACTGGGGCCGACGCGAGCGACCTCTGCAAAGTCTCCTAGTCCAGGATGAGAACTCCTTGCACCCGGCTTTTTTCCAGCAGCCACAGCCACAAGTCCCTGTAGATGAGCACCCGGCATACGTTCTGGCTAATACGTCGCCACGAATGCTTCACCCGGCTGCACATCCACCCCACCAGCATCCATTCATGGTGGATCTCCATGAGCAG GTGCATCAGGGAGCCATCCCTCTCTCCTACACGGTGACCACGGTAACAACACAAGGCTTCCCCATTCACACCGGCCAGCACATCCCAGGTTGCAGTGCACAGCAGCTCCCAGCATGCTCAGTGATGTTCAGCGGACAGCACTACCCACTctgttgcctcccccccccc CTGATCCAGGCCTGTGCCATGCAGCAGCTCCCTGTCTCCTACCAAACGTTCCCACCGCTCATTTCCAGCGACCATTACATCCTGCACCCTCCACCGCCTGTGCCACCACACCAGCCTCCACACATGGCTCCCCTCAGCCAGTTTGTCCCGCTCCAGCCCCAGCATCCTCGCATG CCACTACAAAGGATAGAAAATGAGGTAGAGCTTCGGGGTGAACAGCACTCTATTGGAGGCTTCTCATACTCTGCTTCTCACCATACTCCTGCACTGTCTCCCTCTGTGCCACTACATTACCTTCCGCATACCCATGACCCGCTGCACCAGGAACTGCCCTTTGGCGTG CCATATGCACACATGATGCCCCGGCGACTGAACACCCAGCGATACAGATTGCAGCAGCCACTGCCACCCCCACCGCCCCCACCACCTCCATACTACCCAAGCTTCCTGCCATACTTCCT ATCGATGCTTCCCGTGTCACCAACAGCGGTGGGGCCCACAATAAGTTTGGACTTGGATGTGGATGATGTAGAGATGGAAAACTACGAG GCATTGTTGAATCTGGCTGAGAGGCTAGGAGAGGCCAAGCCCCGGGGACTCACCAAAGCAGACATCGAACACCTTCCATCTTACCGCTTCAACCCAGAAAGCCATCAGTCAGAGCAAACCTT GTGTGTTGTGTGCTTCAGTGACTTCGAAGTAAGGCAGCTGCTGCGAGTTCTGCCCTGCAACCACGAGTTCCATGCTAAGTGCATCGACAAATGGTTAAAG GCAAACCGCACGTGCCCCATCTGCCGGGCAGATGCCTCAGAAGTGCACCGGGAGGCCGAGTGA
- the RNF44 gene encoding RING finger protein 44 isoform X2, giving the protein MLHPAAHPPHQHPFMVDLHEQVHQGAIPLSYTVTTVTTQGFPIHTGQHIPGCSAQQLPACSVMFSGQHYPLCCLPPPLIQACAMQQLPVSYQTFPPLISSDHYILHPPPPVPPHQPPHMAPLSQFVPLQPQHPRMPLQRIENEVELRGEQHSIGGFSYSASHHTPALSPSVPLHYLPHTHDPLHQELPFGVPYAHMMPRRLNTQRYRLQQPLPPPPPPPPPYYPSFLPYFLSMLPVSPTAVGPTISLDLDVDDVEMENYEALLNLAERLGEAKPRGLTKADIEHLPSYRFNPESHQSEQTLCVVCFSDFEVRQLLRVLPCNHEFHAKCIDKWLKANRTCPICRADASEVHREAE; this is encoded by the exons ATGCTTCACCCGGCTGCACATCCACCCCACCAGCATCCATTCATGGTGGATCTCCATGAGCAG GTGCATCAGGGAGCCATCCCTCTCTCCTACACGGTGACCACGGTAACAACACAAGGCTTCCCCATTCACACCGGCCAGCACATCCCAGGTTGCAGTGCACAGCAGCTCCCAGCATGCTCAGTGATGTTCAGCGGACAGCACTACCCACTctgttgcctcccccccccc CTGATCCAGGCCTGTGCCATGCAGCAGCTCCCTGTCTCCTACCAAACGTTCCCACCGCTCATTTCCAGCGACCATTACATCCTGCACCCTCCACCGCCTGTGCCACCACACCAGCCTCCACACATGGCTCCCCTCAGCCAGTTTGTCCCGCTCCAGCCCCAGCATCCTCGCATG CCACTACAAAGGATAGAAAATGAGGTAGAGCTTCGGGGTGAACAGCACTCTATTGGAGGCTTCTCATACTCTGCTTCTCACCATACTCCTGCACTGTCTCCCTCTGTGCCACTACATTACCTTCCGCATACCCATGACCCGCTGCACCAGGAACTGCCCTTTGGCGTG CCATATGCACACATGATGCCCCGGCGACTGAACACCCAGCGATACAGATTGCAGCAGCCACTGCCACCCCCACCGCCCCCACCACCTCCATACTACCCAAGCTTCCTGCCATACTTCCT ATCGATGCTTCCCGTGTCACCAACAGCGGTGGGGCCCACAATAAGTTTGGACTTGGATGTGGATGATGTAGAGATGGAAAACTACGAG GCATTGTTGAATCTGGCTGAGAGGCTAGGAGAGGCCAAGCCCCGGGGACTCACCAAAGCAGACATCGAACACCTTCCATCTTACCGCTTCAACCCAGAAAGCCATCAGTCAGAGCAAACCTT GTGTGTTGTGTGCTTCAGTGACTTCGAAGTAAGGCAGCTGCTGCGAGTTCTGCCCTGCAACCACGAGTTCCATGCTAAGTGCATCGACAAATGGTTAAAG GCAAACCGCACGTGCCCCATCTGCCGGGCAGATGCCTCAGAAGTGCACCGGGAGGCCGAGTGA